The sequence GGTTCAAAGGGCGGTCTGTTACAGAACCACTGAATACTAAAACATCGCACGTTAAGAGAAAGTATAATTTCGTCCAAATCAGCTGACACAGGTACACAAACACCGCATCAGTGGCGAGAAGAGCAAGGCTGCTAACGGGGTACCAATTTGCTTTGAGGTGTACCAACTCTAAGGTAAATGATGTTTTGTCTTATTAACATTTGATACACCCCCGAGCAAAACCAATccccctattagcaatcttggAGAAGAGGTGAGTTTTTTTTCACATATATTAAGAGTTTTAGACACGGGAACACCTTGTCGCTAAGGATTTTgacgaaaaaaaaaagaagacttcAGTCAACCTGTTCTTTGCTTATTTACATTCTTTGCCACCCGGTGTTAATATTTAATTAGTTTCTTTTTTCTACCTTACAATTCTCCATCTCTCTCTCCACAGTTGTAGAATTCGTATTGTGTTTCTCATTTAACTCCATGGACACAAAACTTATTTCTTCAGGAGTCCAATATTCAAGTTTACCTGGAAATTATATCAGATCTGAATCGGAGAGACCCAACCTCTCTAAAGTGATTACTTGCGATGACATTCCCATCATCGACTTATGTTGCACCAACCGCACCCAACTTATTCACCGTATTGGCGAAGCCTGCCGAGTTTTTGGGTTCTTTCAGGTATCATCTCaactattatttccttttgtatcaGCAAGTATTAATTTTTCTCTAGAAAATTCTTAAGAAACATGGCGCAGGCAGGGACGTATCTTCTCTTTACTTCTTCCTTATATGATCATGTTGTCCTCCGATCATAGCCTGTCATAAACACTGATCAAATCTCTAATATGAGTGCACTTGTGCCTACCAATGTATGGTTTTGTGCATGTTCTATATTTGATGGAATAAACAATGCATGCCTCAGATATTTCATCGATAGTAAAGCATGAATACAGGATATACATAAACTGTCACTAGAAAGAGTAAACATAACGTGTGTGTCTGTGTTTTTATAAGGTAATAAATCATGGGATATCAGGAGAATCAACAAAGAACATGATAGAGATTGCACGGGAGTTCTTCAAATTACCTATGGATGAAAAGTTGAAATATTATTCAGATGATCCAACAAAAACAATGAGATTGTCGACTAGCTTCAACGTGAAGAAAGAAACGGTTCATAATTGgagagattatcttaggcttcATTGTCACCCTCTTGATAAATTTGTCCAAGACTGGCCTTCATCCCCTCCACAATTCAAGTAAGTACAAAGAACCTGTATTCTCTCTTCTCATTAAGCCTTTTGATATGTGTGGACACATGGTAGACACGTCCACAGAGTAACGGAGATTGTGTTGACAAGCCTGTCAGTAGTCAAGTACAACTTTTCAAATTAATAGCCAGTGGCCACAGTTAGTCGATTCTTTGGAAGACTTTATTGTCGTGTAGAATCTGACCAAGGAATAAGTCGGTGATAAGGATAATGTATGTCATTTTCTTGCTTTTGGCCTTCAATTCCTAAAGCGTGTTTCACGTTAGATCTGTATTTCTAGATGGTAAGGAATAACAGTTAAGGAGTATGACTTGAGTGGATTACGGGTTCCATCGTGTATAGTACAGCGGTAATAGCCATGCCCTTTCGTCTAAGTTTTTTTTTGtgctaaaaccaaattttatgcTAGAAAACTTTAGGGCCACTTTTGTGACCTTACAAAATAACAAAGGTATTATATATGTATCTAATTAATTGAAGTTTTTCAAGTGCTAAATACGAATTTAATTTATAAATCATTTGATCTGGTTAATTATATAGGGATGTTGTGAGTACATACTGCAAAGAAGTTAGAGCACTTGGTTTTAGACTACTGGAAGCAATATCAGAAAGCTTAGAGTTACAAGGAGATTACATAGAGAAGATGTTGGGAGATCAAGAGCAACATATGGCCATAAACTACTATCCACCTTGTCCTCAACCTGACCTTACTTATGGTCTTCCAGCTCATACTGACCCAAATGCGCTCACCATCCTTCTTCAAGATGGAGAAGTCTCAGGCTTACAAGTCTTCAAAGATGATAAGTGGATGGCAGTAAATCCGCACCCTGGCGCTTTCGTTATCAATATTGGTGACCAACTACAGGTAAACAATGAATGCTATCTTTAAAGATAAAAAAGGCAAACCAACTGCATGGTTTTTCTAACAAATAAGAAAATGATGGATAATTGCAGGCACTTAGCAATGGAAGATATAAAAGTGTTTGGCATCGAGCCGTTGTGAACTCCGGCAAGGAGCGAGTATCAGTGGCATCATTTTTATGTCCAGCTAACTGTGCAACAATTATTCCTGCAACCCAAAGTGGATCTTCCGCCATATACAGGAATTTCACTTATCAAGAATACTACAAAAAGTTTTGGAGCAGGAATCTTGATCAAGAACATTGTTTAGAACTCTTTAAAAATTGAATTATTATGGAAACTAATGACTTTTCTATGAAACATGTTTGATATAGACACCTTGTGCAGGGCCGCCCTATAGACCAGGCCAGCTAGGCTATTGCCTAGAGCCTCACATTGTTAGGGcctaaattttattttttcttacgacttttttttgtttttttgaagcgTTAGGATGTTTGTTATGTAAGTACCTCCTACTGCTTTCCAATTACATCTGGCTAtggcagtgactaaatacaatCTTTAGTTGGGTTAAATGCAACCATAACTAAATACAACTTCCTTATGTATGTAATTAGCTAAATGCAACCGTAATTATTTTTTACAGTTTTTTAATATACAAGCCAAGATCATGTTGTTGTTCCTTCCACCCTAGTATGAATTTTTACTGATCGACTGGTtgaattaaaatatttttaatatACCTTCAAATATTTTTGATCAGATCACGATAGATAGTCACCTGCACAATCCTAGGTTCTCTTTCTTAAAGAAATTTGTTTAAAGAATCGACACCAAATCCTCTCAAAATAGAGAATATAGTCCAACATATCTTCCACTGCTACCTCACTTTGTTTCCTCAAGTTATCTACTGCATATATTATCATTTGTTTTCATGAGTCCATGACTTTGCAATCTCCCAACCTTGCTGACAAGATGGTACAACCATAAATCCATGCATTACATCAATTCCTAAAAATCCGTTGCCTATACCCTGCACCGGTGCTTTACTTGGACACCCATTGATTTTATTCAAATTAGTATCATTGTGGTTCGTTAACCTTGTCCAAAAACTTCAGTACCAGAAGATTGTAAGTTCTCCGAACTTATCTTCACCTTGCCAAGGTTCGGCCTAGATCTTCCTGGATCACACacaaaataattattatgattaggATTTGAATAATAATTTGTGATttagtaaagaagaaaaataaatcctaATTAAAATCTTATGGTTATGGTATCTATAAAAAAATGATCAGTTATTTTTGGATTATGTTCAGGATTTTGATTTCACTTTTTTGGGTTGTATTtcgttaattaaaaaaaaaatcgaaaagatTGGAACCATGCATTGAAGATTAGCATGGACCTTGTGCAAGGAGGACGTGCACAAATCGAGATATGgtccaaattttgaatttttgagtaaaaaaaacaaaaaacaaaacaaatataaaaatctTTAAAAGTAAAATCTTGGTTGTATTTAACCCAAGTGAATGTCGTATTTAGTTA comes from Papaver somniferum cultivar HN1 chromosome 7, ASM357369v1, whole genome shotgun sequence and encodes:
- the LOC113300407 gene encoding flavanone 3-dioxygenase 2-like produces the protein MDTKLISSGVQYSSLPGNYIRSESERPNLSKVITCDDIPIIDLCCTNRTQLIHRIGEACRVFGFFQVINHGISGESTKNMIEIAREFFKLPMDEKLKYYSDDPTKTMRLSTSFNVKKETVHNWRDYLRLHCHPLDKFVQDWPSSPPQFKDVVSTYCKEVRALGFRLLEAISESLELQGDYIEKMLGDQEQHMAINYYPPCPQPDLTYGLPAHTDPNALTILLQDGEVSGLQVFKDDKWMAVNPHPGAFVINIGDQLQALSNGRYKSVWHRAVVNSGKERVSVASFLCPANCATIIPATQSGSSAIYRNFTYQEYYKKFWSRNLDQEHCLELFKN